A single Vespula vulgaris chromosome 3, iyVesVulg1.1, whole genome shotgun sequence DNA region contains:
- the LOC127062826 gene encoding coiled-coil domain-containing protein 186-like isoform X4: MDAKSDSYSNGDKFDNTDSTSKSKNDSTEGINLSFHTVCLTENCLLPLNENIKQNSNLQNQNLYSKEDKVEVECNLVSLRKDNNPNESNSLLNRISINVDETSVHINSIPNEKDENSSLSMNIDLPNEKVFRELSSNDSLYIDYSHKNMDKISGTETGTNNTYEDNMYDIKLETPITKQSLLTNIAHDSSIIKDVGSVALTEPINKEILTNLQTNNDDSIKIIEINTTSTEESNKDTECINKVHVLPNLSENTDKGFKQQTKLQSSEVSVQKEKVDLASIYRPTLNDDSKLVRIPLPINRMSLVQSNAHFINRSRNFLNFITEKSTNIMEKALLPQHLTMKYTSGYTNSNEKKNIDGPSVKKELSPKYLVPPKECDTITKFVNPPVVSIIEQNKICEQKDLLNESNLKYEVPSMFNSSSADSIDGTLTSIKNNCKFTNSEEHITTQTTEALMTTDGEISQENSADCQTHSINNESSYETNLLQHPIYLTLLKDYAKLKDNNTKLLEKVEILEEKNNTLEAEKSGEPYKIQIETLEKTVDKLTFELRASLATQDILKREHSAANKEMESMVIKYAVSEKQLIDTQRAREYAERKLKDITKEQELLQNKLRQAQGERTRICNILDGKCREVGDLQKEVERLNGDVQMKEVKLKWSQSKLKTEMELQKETQQKLDKALLQKEVETLLHRQQVLIEENNVLAIKIQDYEKRQQEYEDTLNNLKILADQRQTEIIDLSQRVSQIEVLKFQLQEAEKSLTSTIAESEKLHLTNNELESDMHACRLREAAMLDFTQKLTDKNVSLQSEFTALETKTKQLEEEQGPLRDQVNELKNKIKLLEDNVIFEQKRRLEECEILAKHVAEQTQLVQNLTQKLEDSQGENVVLKRKQQRNMKEIMRELQQCRKKLEAFQLSSPSNSMNVASRTGSNTSLNTGEAVNGALSDNSTNGENYIHSLEPAKKLLMDRIVMLQNDNAKKLEKIDFLEEHTRTLVEEIQKKTKIIQHYILHENSGAMGSNERDRYKHIKSRKNTAELAKNGGIMASVYNQKVSDENMTLKLSLEMNQKLYAVVEDTLFKNMALKDSINTLGAEIAKLTIQNQQRQLTS; encoded by the exons ATGGACGCGAAGTCAGATTCGTATTCAAACGGAGATAAGTTTGATAATACCGATTCTACAAGTAAATCCAAAAATGATTCGACAGAAG gTATTAATCTCTCGTTTCATACAGTTTGTTTAACGGAAAATTGTCTGCTGccattaaatgaaaatataaaacagaatAGCAATCTACAAAATCAGAATCTTTATTCTAAAGAGGATAAAGTAGAAGTTGAATGTAATTTAGTATCGTTAAGAAAAGATAACAATCCAAATGAAAGTAATTCGTTATTAAATAGGATCAGTATTAATGTGGATGAAACAAgtgtacatataaatagtattccaaatgaaaaagatgaaaattcaTCATTGTCAATGAATATCGATCTTCCAAATGAGAAAGTTTTTCGAGAATTATCTTCCAATGATTCATTGTATATAGATTATTCGCATAAAAATATGGATAAGATCTCTGGGACTGAAACAGGTACTAATAACACGTATGAAGATAATAtgtatgatattaaattagaaaCACCTATAACCAAACAATCGTTACTTACGAATATTGCTCACGATTcttcaataataaaagatgTAGGTTCAGTGGCATTAACAGAAccaataaataaagaaattttaacaaatttgcaaactaataatgatgattctataaaaataatagaaataaatacaacGTCAACCGAAGAATCTAACAAAGATACggaatgtataaataaagtaCATGTTTTACCCAATTTGTCAGAAAATACAGATAAAGGATTTAAACAGCAAACAAAATTACAATCGTCAGAAGTTTCagttcagaaagaaaaagtagatctTGCTTCCATATATCGACCAACTCTGAATGATGATAGTAAACTTGTAAGGATACCACTGCCAATAAATCGAATGAGTTTAGTGCAATCTAATGcacattttataaatagaagTCGAAATTTTCTGAATTTCATCACAGAAAAATCCACAAATATTATGGAGAAAGCATTGTTACCGCAACATCTAACTATGAAATATACCTCAGGATATACAAATagtaacgagaaaaagaatatagacgGACCTTCTGTAAAAAAGGAGTTATCACCAAAATATTTAGTGCCTCCCAAAGAATGTGATACAATAACAAAATTCGTAAATCCACCAGTTGTATCCATAATAGAACAGAACAAAATTTGTGAACAAAAAGATCTATTGAACGAAAGCAATTTAAAATATGAGGTTCCTTCGATGTTCAACTCATCTTCTGCTGACTCAATTGATGGTACATTAacaagtattaaaaataattgcaagTTTACTAATTCTGAAGAACATATTACAACCCAAACAACAGAAGCTTTAATGACAACAGATG GTGAAATATCGCAAGAAAATTCAGCAGACTGTCAAACTCACTcaattaataatgaaagttCTTATGaaacgaatttattacaaCATCCTATATATTTAACACTACTCAAAGATTATgctaaattaaaagataataatacaaaattattagagaaagtagaaatcttagaagaaaaaaataacacattGGAGGCAGAGAAAAGTGGAGAAccttataaaatacaaattgaaACATTAGAAAAAACTGTAGATAAATTAACATTTGAATTGCGCGCATCATTAGCTACACAGGACATATTGAAAAGGGAACATTCTGCTGCTAATAAAGAAATGGAATCTATGGTAATAAAGTATGCAGTCAGTGAAAAACAATTGATTGATACACAAAG gGCAAGGGAATATGCAGAACGtaaattgaaagatattaCAAAAGAGCAAGAACTCTTGCAGAATAAATTACGGCAGGCTCAAGGAGAGAGAACtagaatatgtaatatattggATGGTAAATGTCGTGAAGTAGGTGACCTTCAGAAAGAAGTTGAAAGACTTAATGGCGATGTACAGATGAAAGAAGTGAAACTCAAGTGGTCacaaagtaaattaaaaacgGAGATGGAATTACAAAAGGAAACACAGCAAAAACTTGATAAAGCTTTG TTACAAAAAGAAGTTGAAACATTATTGCACAGACAACAAGTGTTAATTGAAGAGAACAATGTACTTGCTATAAAAATACAAGACTATGAAAAAAGGCAGCAAGAATACGAAGATActcttaataatttaaagattCTAGCGGATCAACGACAAACggaaattattgatttatcgCAAAGAGTTTCACAAATTGAAGTATTGAAATTCCAATTACAAGA AGCAGAGAAGAGTCTAACATCAACGATAGCTGAATCAGAAAAACTGCATTTAACAAATAATGAATTAGAATCTGATATGCATGCATGTCGTTTACGCGAGGCCGCTATGTTAGATTTTACACAAAAGTTAACAGATAAAAACGTATCTCTTCAATCAGAGTTTACTGCACTTGAAACAAAAACTAAACAGCTCGAAGAAGAACAAGGTCCGCTTCGTGATCAAGTgaatgaattgaaaaataaaattaagttgCTTGAAGACAATGTAATattcgaacaaaaaagaagattagaaGAATGTGAAATTTTAGCAAAACACGTGGCAGAACAAACGCAACTTGTTCAAAACTTAACACAAAAGTTAGAAGATAGTCAAGGGGAAAATGTAGTACTTAAGagaaaacaacaaagaaatatgaaagaaataatgcgAGAACTACAGCAATGTCGAAAAAAATTGGAGGCGTTTCAATTATCTTCACCTAGTAATTCAATGAATGTTGCATCAAGGACTGGTTCAAACACATCCCTAAATACAG GCGAAGCAGTGAATGGTGCCTTATCCGATAACAGTACTAATGgtgaaaattatattcattcaCTCGAACCagctaaaaaattattaatggatCGTATTGTGATGTTACAAAATGATAAtgcaaaaaaattagaaaaaattgatttcttgGAAGAACATACACGAACATTGGTCGAAGAAATacagaagaaaacaaagataatacaacattatattttacatgagAATTCTGGTGCCATGGGTAGtaacgaaagagatagatacaag CATATCAAAAGCAGGAAAAATACT GCAGAATTAGCAAAGAATGGAGGTATAATGGCATCTGTTTACAATCAAAAAGTTTCAGATGAAAACATGACTTTAAAACTTTCTTTAGAAATGAATCAAAAATTATACGCCGTTGTGGAAGATACGTTATTCAAAAATATGGCTTTGAAG GATAGTATTAATACTTTAGGTGCAGAAATAGCAAAGTTAACAATACAAAATCAACAAAGACAACTGACGAGTTAG
- the LOC127062826 gene encoding coiled-coil domain-containing protein 186-like isoform X2: MDAKSDSYSNGDKFDNTDSTSKSKNDSTEVCLTENCLLPLNENIKQNSNLQNQNLYSKEDKVEVECNLVSLRKDNNPNESNSLLNRISINVDETSVHINSIPNEKDENSSLSMNIDLPNEKVFRELSSNDSLYIDYSHKNMDKISGTETGTNNTYEDNMYDIKLETPITKQSLLTNIAHDSSIIKDVGSVALTEPINKEILTNLQTNNDDSIKIIEINTTSTEESNKDTECINKVHVLPNLSENTDKGFKQQTKLQSSEVSVQKEKVDLASIYRPTLNDDSKLVRIPLPINRMSLVQSNAHFINRSRNFLNFITEKSTNIMEKALLPQHLTMKYTSGYTNSNEKKNIDGPSVKKELSPKYLVPPKECDTITKFVNPPVVSIIEQNKICEQKDLLNESNLKYEVPSMFNSSSADSIDGTLTSIKNNCKFTNSEEHITTQTTEALMTTDGEISQENSADCQTHSINNESSYETNLLQHPIYLTLLKDYAKLKDNNTKLLEKVEILEEKNNTLEAEKSGEPYKIQIETLEKTVDKLTFELRASLATQDILKREHSAANKEMESMVIKYAVSEKQLIDTQRAREYAERKLKDITKEQELLQNKLRQAQGERTRICNILDGKCREVGDLQKEVERLNGDVQMKEVKLKWSQSKLKTEMELQKETQQKLDKALSRINEMKEECEQVRKETQETIRKFQLSEENKAITLDQQLKEQQARLILERYVTEDKEMLCLQLQKEVETLLHRQQVLIEENNVLAIKIQDYEKRQQEYEDTLNNLKILADQRQTEIIDLSQRVSQIEVLKFQLQEAEKSLTSTIAESEKLHLTNNELESDMHACRLREAAMLDFTQKLTDKNVSLQSEFTALETKTKQLEEEQGPLRDQVNELKNKIKLLEDNVIFEQKRRLEECEILAKHVAEQTQLVQNLTQKLEDSQGENVVLKRKQQRNMKEIMRELQQCRKKLEAFQLSSPSNSMNVASRTGSNTSLNTGEAVNGALSDNSTNGENYIHSLEPAKKLLMDRIVMLQNDNAKKLEKIDFLEEHTRTLVEEIQKKTKIIQHYILHENSGAMGSNERDRYKHIKSRKNTAELAKNGGIMASVYNQKVSDENMTLKLSLEMNQKLYAVVEDTLFKNMALKDSINTLGAEIAKLTIQNQQRQLTS; encoded by the exons ATGGACGCGAAGTCAGATTCGTATTCAAACGGAGATAAGTTTGATAATACCGATTCTACAAGTAAATCCAAAAATGATTCGACAGAAG TTTGTTTAACGGAAAATTGTCTGCTGccattaaatgaaaatataaaacagaatAGCAATCTACAAAATCAGAATCTTTATTCTAAAGAGGATAAAGTAGAAGTTGAATGTAATTTAGTATCGTTAAGAAAAGATAACAATCCAAATGAAAGTAATTCGTTATTAAATAGGATCAGTATTAATGTGGATGAAACAAgtgtacatataaatagtattccaaatgaaaaagatgaaaattcaTCATTGTCAATGAATATCGATCTTCCAAATGAGAAAGTTTTTCGAGAATTATCTTCCAATGATTCATTGTATATAGATTATTCGCATAAAAATATGGATAAGATCTCTGGGACTGAAACAGGTACTAATAACACGTATGAAGATAATAtgtatgatattaaattagaaaCACCTATAACCAAACAATCGTTACTTACGAATATTGCTCACGATTcttcaataataaaagatgTAGGTTCAGTGGCATTAACAGAAccaataaataaagaaattttaacaaatttgcaaactaataatgatgattctataaaaataatagaaataaatacaacGTCAACCGAAGAATCTAACAAAGATACggaatgtataaataaagtaCATGTTTTACCCAATTTGTCAGAAAATACAGATAAAGGATTTAAACAGCAAACAAAATTACAATCGTCAGAAGTTTCagttcagaaagaaaaagtagatctTGCTTCCATATATCGACCAACTCTGAATGATGATAGTAAACTTGTAAGGATACCACTGCCAATAAATCGAATGAGTTTAGTGCAATCTAATGcacattttataaatagaagTCGAAATTTTCTGAATTTCATCACAGAAAAATCCACAAATATTATGGAGAAAGCATTGTTACCGCAACATCTAACTATGAAATATACCTCAGGATATACAAATagtaacgagaaaaagaatatagacgGACCTTCTGTAAAAAAGGAGTTATCACCAAAATATTTAGTGCCTCCCAAAGAATGTGATACAATAACAAAATTCGTAAATCCACCAGTTGTATCCATAATAGAACAGAACAAAATTTGTGAACAAAAAGATCTATTGAACGAAAGCAATTTAAAATATGAGGTTCCTTCGATGTTCAACTCATCTTCTGCTGACTCAATTGATGGTACATTAacaagtattaaaaataattgcaagTTTACTAATTCTGAAGAACATATTACAACCCAAACAACAGAAGCTTTAATGACAACAGATG GTGAAATATCGCAAGAAAATTCAGCAGACTGTCAAACTCACTcaattaataatgaaagttCTTATGaaacgaatttattacaaCATCCTATATATTTAACACTACTCAAAGATTATgctaaattaaaagataataatacaaaattattagagaaagtagaaatcttagaagaaaaaaataacacattGGAGGCAGAGAAAAGTGGAGAAccttataaaatacaaattgaaACATTAGAAAAAACTGTAGATAAATTAACATTTGAATTGCGCGCATCATTAGCTACACAGGACATATTGAAAAGGGAACATTCTGCTGCTAATAAAGAAATGGAATCTATGGTAATAAAGTATGCAGTCAGTGAAAAACAATTGATTGATACACAAAG gGCAAGGGAATATGCAGAACGtaaattgaaagatattaCAAAAGAGCAAGAACTCTTGCAGAATAAATTACGGCAGGCTCAAGGAGAGAGAACtagaatatgtaatatattggATGGTAAATGTCGTGAAGTAGGTGACCTTCAGAAAGAAGTTGAAAGACTTAATGGCGATGTACAGATGAAAGAAGTGAAACTCAAGTGGTCacaaagtaaattaaaaacgGAGATGGAATTACAAAAGGAAACACAGCAAAAACTTGATAAAGCTTTG agtagaattaatgaaatgaaagaggaGTGTGAACAAGTACGTAAAGAAACACAGGAAactattagaaaatttcaattgtctgaagaaaataaagctatAACGTTAGATCAGCAGCTTAAAGAACAACAAGCACGCTTAATTTTAGAAAGATATGTAACTGAAGACAAGGAAATGCTATGCTTACAGTTACAAAAAGAAGTTGAAACATTATTGCACAGACAACAAGTGTTAATTGAAGAGAACAATGTACTTGCTATAAAAATACAAGACTATGAAAAAAGGCAGCAAGAATACGAAGATActcttaataatttaaagattCTAGCGGATCAACGACAAACggaaattattgatttatcgCAAAGAGTTTCACAAATTGAAGTATTGAAATTCCAATTACAAGA AGCAGAGAAGAGTCTAACATCAACGATAGCTGAATCAGAAAAACTGCATTTAACAAATAATGAATTAGAATCTGATATGCATGCATGTCGTTTACGCGAGGCCGCTATGTTAGATTTTACACAAAAGTTAACAGATAAAAACGTATCTCTTCAATCAGAGTTTACTGCACTTGAAACAAAAACTAAACAGCTCGAAGAAGAACAAGGTCCGCTTCGTGATCAAGTgaatgaattgaaaaataaaattaagttgCTTGAAGACAATGTAATattcgaacaaaaaagaagattagaaGAATGTGAAATTTTAGCAAAACACGTGGCAGAACAAACGCAACTTGTTCAAAACTTAACACAAAAGTTAGAAGATAGTCAAGGGGAAAATGTAGTACTTAAGagaaaacaacaaagaaatatgaaagaaataatgcgAGAACTACAGCAATGTCGAAAAAAATTGGAGGCGTTTCAATTATCTTCACCTAGTAATTCAATGAATGTTGCATCAAGGACTGGTTCAAACACATCCCTAAATACAG GCGAAGCAGTGAATGGTGCCTTATCCGATAACAGTACTAATGgtgaaaattatattcattcaCTCGAACCagctaaaaaattattaatggatCGTATTGTGATGTTACAAAATGATAAtgcaaaaaaattagaaaaaattgatttcttgGAAGAACATACACGAACATTGGTCGAAGAAATacagaagaaaacaaagataatacaacattatattttacatgagAATTCTGGTGCCATGGGTAGtaacgaaagagatagatacaag CATATCAAAAGCAGGAAAAATACT GCAGAATTAGCAAAGAATGGAGGTATAATGGCATCTGTTTACAATCAAAAAGTTTCAGATGAAAACATGACTTTAAAACTTTCTTTAGAAATGAATCAAAAATTATACGCCGTTGTGGAAGATACGTTATTCAAAAATATGGCTTTGAAG GATAGTATTAATACTTTAGGTGCAGAAATAGCAAAGTTAACAATACAAAATCAACAAAGACAACTGACGAGTTAG
- the LOC127062826 gene encoding coiled-coil domain-containing protein 186-like isoform X3, producing MDAKSDSYSNGDKFDNTDSTSKSKNDSTEGINLSFHTVCLTENCLLPLNENIKQNSNLQNQNLYSKEDKVEVECNLVSLRKDNNPNESNSLLNRISINVDETSVHINSIPNEKDENSSLSMNIDLPNEKVFRELSSNDSLYIDYSHKNMDKISGTETGTNNTYEDNMYDIKLETPITKQSLLTNIAHDSSIIKDVGSVALTEPINKEILTNLQTNNDDSIKIIEINTTSTEESNKDTECINKVHVLPNLSENTDKGFKQQTKLQSSEVSVQKEKVDLASIYRPTLNDDSKLVRIPLPINRMSLVQSNAHFINRSRNFLNFITEKSTNIMEKALLPQHLTMKYTSGYTNSNEKKNIDGPSVKKELSPKYLVPPKECDTITKFVNPPVVSIIEQNKICEQKDLLNESNLKYEVPSMFNSSSADSIDGTLTSIKNNCKFTNSEEHITTQTTEALMTTDGEISQENSADCQTHSINNESSYETNLLQHPIYLTLLKDYAKLKDNNTKLLEKVEILEEKNNTLEAEKSGEPYKIQIETLEKTVDKLTFELRASLATQDILKREHSAANKEMESMVIKYAVSEKQLIDTQRAREYAERKLKDITKEQELLQNKLRQAQGERTRICNILDGKCREVGDLQKEVERLNGDVQMKEVKLKWSQSKLKTEMELQKETQQKLDKALSRINEMKEECEQVRKETQETIRKFQLSEENKAITLDQQLKEQQARLILERYVTEDKEMLCLQLQKEVETLLHRQQVLIEENNVLAIKIQDYEKRQQEYEDTLNNLKILADQRQTEIIDLSQRVSQIEVLKFQLQEAEKSLTSTIAESEKLHLTNNELESDMHACRLREAAMLDFTQKLTDKNVSLQSEFTALETKTKQLEEEQGPLRDQVNELKNKIKLLEDNVIFEQKRRLEECEILAKHVAEQTQLVQNLTQKLEDSQGENVVLKRKQQRNMKEIMRELQQCRKKLEAFQLSSPSNSMNVASRTGSNTSLNTGEAVNGALSDNSTNGENYIHSLEPAKKLLMDRIVMLQNDNAKKLEKIDFLEEHTRTLVEEIQKKTKIIQHYILHENSGAMGSNERDRYKAELAKNGGIMASVYNQKVSDENMTLKLSLEMNQKLYAVVEDTLFKNMALKDSINTLGAEIAKLTIQNQQRQLTS from the exons ATGGACGCGAAGTCAGATTCGTATTCAAACGGAGATAAGTTTGATAATACCGATTCTACAAGTAAATCCAAAAATGATTCGACAGAAG gTATTAATCTCTCGTTTCATACAGTTTGTTTAACGGAAAATTGTCTGCTGccattaaatgaaaatataaaacagaatAGCAATCTACAAAATCAGAATCTTTATTCTAAAGAGGATAAAGTAGAAGTTGAATGTAATTTAGTATCGTTAAGAAAAGATAACAATCCAAATGAAAGTAATTCGTTATTAAATAGGATCAGTATTAATGTGGATGAAACAAgtgtacatataaatagtattccaaatgaaaaagatgaaaattcaTCATTGTCAATGAATATCGATCTTCCAAATGAGAAAGTTTTTCGAGAATTATCTTCCAATGATTCATTGTATATAGATTATTCGCATAAAAATATGGATAAGATCTCTGGGACTGAAACAGGTACTAATAACACGTATGAAGATAATAtgtatgatattaaattagaaaCACCTATAACCAAACAATCGTTACTTACGAATATTGCTCACGATTcttcaataataaaagatgTAGGTTCAGTGGCATTAACAGAAccaataaataaagaaattttaacaaatttgcaaactaataatgatgattctataaaaataatagaaataaatacaacGTCAACCGAAGAATCTAACAAAGATACggaatgtataaataaagtaCATGTTTTACCCAATTTGTCAGAAAATACAGATAAAGGATTTAAACAGCAAACAAAATTACAATCGTCAGAAGTTTCagttcagaaagaaaaagtagatctTGCTTCCATATATCGACCAACTCTGAATGATGATAGTAAACTTGTAAGGATACCACTGCCAATAAATCGAATGAGTTTAGTGCAATCTAATGcacattttataaatagaagTCGAAATTTTCTGAATTTCATCACAGAAAAATCCACAAATATTATGGAGAAAGCATTGTTACCGCAACATCTAACTATGAAATATACCTCAGGATATACAAATagtaacgagaaaaagaatatagacgGACCTTCTGTAAAAAAGGAGTTATCACCAAAATATTTAGTGCCTCCCAAAGAATGTGATACAATAACAAAATTCGTAAATCCACCAGTTGTATCCATAATAGAACAGAACAAAATTTGTGAACAAAAAGATCTATTGAACGAAAGCAATTTAAAATATGAGGTTCCTTCGATGTTCAACTCATCTTCTGCTGACTCAATTGATGGTACATTAacaagtattaaaaataattgcaagTTTACTAATTCTGAAGAACATATTACAACCCAAACAACAGAAGCTTTAATGACAACAGATG GTGAAATATCGCAAGAAAATTCAGCAGACTGTCAAACTCACTcaattaataatgaaagttCTTATGaaacgaatttattacaaCATCCTATATATTTAACACTACTCAAAGATTATgctaaattaaaagataataatacaaaattattagagaaagtagaaatcttagaagaaaaaaataacacattGGAGGCAGAGAAAAGTGGAGAAccttataaaatacaaattgaaACATTAGAAAAAACTGTAGATAAATTAACATTTGAATTGCGCGCATCATTAGCTACACAGGACATATTGAAAAGGGAACATTCTGCTGCTAATAAAGAAATGGAATCTATGGTAATAAAGTATGCAGTCAGTGAAAAACAATTGATTGATACACAAAG gGCAAGGGAATATGCAGAACGtaaattgaaagatattaCAAAAGAGCAAGAACTCTTGCAGAATAAATTACGGCAGGCTCAAGGAGAGAGAACtagaatatgtaatatattggATGGTAAATGTCGTGAAGTAGGTGACCTTCAGAAAGAAGTTGAAAGACTTAATGGCGATGTACAGATGAAAGAAGTGAAACTCAAGTGGTCacaaagtaaattaaaaacgGAGATGGAATTACAAAAGGAAACACAGCAAAAACTTGATAAAGCTTTG agtagaattaatgaaatgaaagaggaGTGTGAACAAGTACGTAAAGAAACACAGGAAactattagaaaatttcaattgtctgaagaaaataaagctatAACGTTAGATCAGCAGCTTAAAGAACAACAAGCACGCTTAATTTTAGAAAGATATGTAACTGAAGACAAGGAAATGCTATGCTTACAGTTACAAAAAGAAGTTGAAACATTATTGCACAGACAACAAGTGTTAATTGAAGAGAACAATGTACTTGCTATAAAAATACAAGACTATGAAAAAAGGCAGCAAGAATACGAAGATActcttaataatttaaagattCTAGCGGATCAACGACAAACggaaattattgatttatcgCAAAGAGTTTCACAAATTGAAGTATTGAAATTCCAATTACAAGA AGCAGAGAAGAGTCTAACATCAACGATAGCTGAATCAGAAAAACTGCATTTAACAAATAATGAATTAGAATCTGATATGCATGCATGTCGTTTACGCGAGGCCGCTATGTTAGATTTTACACAAAAGTTAACAGATAAAAACGTATCTCTTCAATCAGAGTTTACTGCACTTGAAACAAAAACTAAACAGCTCGAAGAAGAACAAGGTCCGCTTCGTGATCAAGTgaatgaattgaaaaataaaattaagttgCTTGAAGACAATGTAATattcgaacaaaaaagaagattagaaGAATGTGAAATTTTAGCAAAACACGTGGCAGAACAAACGCAACTTGTTCAAAACTTAACACAAAAGTTAGAAGATAGTCAAGGGGAAAATGTAGTACTTAAGagaaaacaacaaagaaatatgaaagaaataatgcgAGAACTACAGCAATGTCGAAAAAAATTGGAGGCGTTTCAATTATCTTCACCTAGTAATTCAATGAATGTTGCATCAAGGACTGGTTCAAACACATCCCTAAATACAG GCGAAGCAGTGAATGGTGCCTTATCCGATAACAGTACTAATGgtgaaaattatattcattcaCTCGAACCagctaaaaaattattaatggatCGTATTGTGATGTTACAAAATGATAAtgcaaaaaaattagaaaaaattgatttcttgGAAGAACATACACGAACATTGGTCGAAGAAATacagaagaaaacaaagataatacaacattatattttacatgagAATTCTGGTGCCATGGGTAGtaacgaaagagatagatacaag GCAGAATTAGCAAAGAATGGAGGTATAATGGCATCTGTTTACAATCAAAAAGTTTCAGATGAAAACATGACTTTAAAACTTTCTTTAGAAATGAATCAAAAATTATACGCCGTTGTGGAAGATACGTTATTCAAAAATATGGCTTTGAAG GATAGTATTAATACTTTAGGTGCAGAAATAGCAAAGTTAACAATACAAAATCAACAAAGACAACTGACGAGTTAG